The stretch of DNA TTGCGATGTGTGCGGGGCGCTCGTGTCGCAGCGTCAGGCGGCGCGGGACAGGGGTGATTTTTCGGCCGCGACCGATGCTGACGTAGAGATCAGGAATCACCCCCACAGGACGCGGGGGCGGAGGTGACGCGGTCCGTCCTGCGGTACGTGCCGCACCGCATCGTGCAACATCCGGACACCGACGTGACCTTCGAGGCGGAGTGCCTTCACTGCCAGTGGAAGGCACAACCCTCGCCGGAGGGCGAGGCGGTCGACGTGGAGTGCATGAGCCATACGGCGCGAAGCAACCATCGCGGGTTCCGACGCGTCTGCGTCTCATTCGCGATGGTGGTGCGAGCCGAGTAGAGACACCACCCCGGCAGCGAAAACCTTGGACAGTCGAGCTACCGGGGTGGGCTGTGAAGTGCCACAACAGGCCACAACAGGGAGGAACGAACATGCCCGATGTACGCGCATTACTCACCCCTGCCGCGTTCGGCGGTGTCGTCACAACAGTCATCGACAACAACCCCGACATGGACAAGGCTACGGCGGAGCGGATCGTCACGGAAGCACTCAAGTTCGTGGACGCTGCCGCGCAGTTCCCCAGCGTCAAGATCACGCCGTCCAGCGTCGTGGACGAGGGATGGCATGCCCTGGTCCTGCACACGAACCTGTACGAGAAGCTGTGCGAGCGTCTGGGCCGGTTCGTGCACCATTGGCCGGAGCGGCCCGACCCCGGGCGGCACGATGAACACGCGCTCGCGCGGACCGTGGCTGTCATCGAGCAGGCCGGGCATGCCGTGGACAGCGCACTGTGGACGGGTCCGGCCAACGTCCTGGTATCAGTGGCGGCCAACTGCTCCCACACGCCCAAGCCCGGCGGCTGCGGCCCGATCAATCCGGGCAAGTGCGCTTCGCACTGTTCCGGCGGTGACGGTAGCTAGGCTGGCCGCAAGCAGAGGGAAGGCGGAAGTGTGAACGCTGAGCAGGCCCGGCAAGTCGATGTGGTGCTGCGGCAGTTGGGCATCCCCGGCGTGGTCGCACCGGAGGACACGGAGAATCCGGCAGGGCCCTGGCGTGTGTACGACACGGCCGACCCTGCCACGCGCCGGGACGTGACGGCTAACGCGCTGGCATCGGTGGCCGCCGAGTTCGCGAAGGAGAAACCGAGGTCAGGGCCCATGCGGGGGTTCGTCATCCCGTCCAAGACCGAGTGATCCCCCAGTAAGTGCTGCCCATGAATGAACGCCCCTGCTCATCCTCGGCAGGGGCGTTTTTCTTGGTTCCTTCGAGCGGTTCAGAGTTTTCCAGCACGACGACCAGGATCAGCCCGAAACGCCCCCGCCCCGGCCCGCCCGGAAGCCGATCACAGCGTCCGAGCCGAGCCGGGCCGCTGCCGGGCCGACAGAGATATACCTCTGAACTGCGAAACCGCCGCTACGGCAGGTTCCGCGCCATCACGATCCGCTGCACCTGATTCGTGCCCTCGTAGATCTGCGTGATCTTCGCGTCCCGCATCATCCGCTCCACCGGGTAGTCCCGTGTGTAGCCGTAGCCGCCGAGGAGTTGGACCGCGTCCGTGGTGATTTCCATGGCCGCGTCCGAGGCGTAGCACTTGGCCGCGGCGCCGAAGAACGTCAGGTCGTTGTCGACCCGTTCCGACTTGGCTGCGGCCGCGTAGGTGAGCTGGCGGGCCGCCTCCAGCTTCATGGCCATGTCGGCCAGCATGAACTGGACGCCCTGGAAGTCGGCGATCGGCTTGCCGAACTGCTTGCGCTCCTTGACGTAGCCCTTGGCGTAGTCCAGTGCGCCCTGGGCGATGCCGAGGGCCTGGGCCGCGATGGTGATGCGCGTGTGGTCCAGCGTCTTCATCGCCGTGGCGAAGCCCGTGCCCTCCGCGCCGATCATGCGGTCGGCGGGGATGCGGACGTTGTCGAGGTAGACCTCGCGGGTCGGCGAGCCCTTGATGCCCAGCTTGCGTTCCGGGGCGCCGAAGGAGACGCCCTCGTCGGACTTCTCCACGACGAAGGCGCTGATGCCCTTGGAGCGCTTCTCGGGGTCGGTGACCGCCATGACCGTGTAGTACTCGGAGACGCCCGCGTTGGTGATCCAGCGCTTCACGCCGTTGAGCACCCAGAAGTCGCCGTCGCGGACGGCCTTCGTCTTCATCCCGGCCGCGTCGGAGCCCGCGTCCGGCTCCGAGAGCGCGTAGCTGAACATCGCGTCGCCCTTGGCGAGCGGGCCCAGGTACTTCTTCTTCAGCTCCTCCGAACCGGAGAGGATGACCGGGAGCGAGCCGAGCTTGTTGACCGCCGGGATCAGCGAGGAGGACGCGCAGACGCGGGCCACCTCCTCGATCACGATGACCGTCGCGAGCGCGTCCGCCCCCGCCCCGCCGTACTCCTCCGGTACGTGGACGGCCTGGAGGTCGGCCGCGACCAGGGCGTCCAGGGCCTCCTGCGGGAAGCGGCCCGCCTCGTCCACGTCGGCGGCGTGCGGCCCGATCTTCGCCTCGGCGAGCGAACGGATGGTGTCCCGCAGCATGTCGTGCTCTTCGGCCGGGCGGTACAGGTCGAAATCAGGCACAGTACTTGTCTCCCTCTGGCGCCACGGTCTCTTCCCGCGAGACGCTAACTACCGTTAAGTAACCTAGATTCTAGAGGGCGCCCCGCCGCACCGAAATGGTCCCGCGCGCATCGACGAGTGACCTTCCCGACAGCCGTACGACCGCCCGGTGAGGGCCGTTCAGCCGCCCCGGTTATGCTCGGGCAGCGCACTGCCGCCCACCCCAGGAGCACTTCATGGCCCTCAGGATCACCGTGATCGGCACCGGCTACCTCGGCGCCACCCACGCAGCCTCTCTTGCTGAACTGGGATTCGAGGTGCTGGGGCTCGATGTCGTGCCCGAGAAGATCGAGATGCTGGGGCGTGGCAAGGTCCCCATGTACGAACCGGGGCTTGAAGAGGTTCTGCGCCGGCATGTCGCCGGGATCGAGGGTTCCAGCGGGCGCCTGCGGTTCACGACCTCCTGGGAGGAGGCCGGTGAATTCGGTGACGTCCACTTTGTCTGCGTGAATACTCCCCAGAAGCGTGGTGAGTACGCCTGCGACATGAGTTACGTCG from Streptomyces tsukubensis encodes:
- a CDS encoding acyl-CoA dehydrogenase family protein, which produces MLRDTIRSLAEAKIGPHAADVDEAGRFPQEALDALVAADLQAVHVPEEYGGAGADALATVIVIEEVARVCASSSLIPAVNKLGSLPVILSGSEELKKKYLGPLAKGDAMFSYALSEPDAGSDAAGMKTKAVRDGDFWVLNGVKRWITNAGVSEYYTVMAVTDPEKRSKGISAFVVEKSDEGVSFGAPERKLGIKGSPTREVYLDNVRIPADRMIGAEGTGFATAMKTLDHTRITIAAQALGIAQGALDYAKGYVKERKQFGKPIADFQGVQFMLADMAMKLEAARQLTYAAAAKSERVDNDLTFFGAAAKCYASDAAMEITTDAVQLLGGYGYTRDYPVERMMRDAKITQIYEGTNQVQRIVMARNLP
- a CDS encoding DUF7848 domain-containing protein translates to MTRSVLRYVPHRIVQHPDTDVTFEAECLHCQWKAQPSPEGEAVDVECMSHTARSNHRGFRRVCVSFAMVVRAE
- a CDS encoding glycine-rich domain-containing protein, coding for MPDVRALLTPAAFGGVVTTVIDNNPDMDKATAERIVTEALKFVDAAAQFPSVKITPSSVVDEGWHALVLHTNLYEKLCERLGRFVHHWPERPDPGRHDEHALARTVAVIEQAGHAVDSALWTGPANVLVSVAANCSHTPKPGGCGPINPGKCASHCSGGDGS